From the genome of Gemmatimonadota bacterium, one region includes:
- a CDS encoding mannonate dehydratase, translating to MTLEMRIGLGQFNVLTDEKLAYIKQLGADDFLMNTPKLPGEKRWELEDLVDLKRRADNAELRLMALENVPIPFYDKAMLGLPGRDEQIENMKYTIRNMGKAGIPILGYHWIPSSVWRTPDPAVLRGGATATRFDFEAHRDAEPTFGRIFSADEMWDNYEYYMSRILPVAEESNVKLALHPDDPPIPMLGGVARIFSSFEGFKRAMDTFDSPCHGLDFCMGCWSEMGGMTT from the coding sequence ATGACCCTGGAAATGCGCATCGGCCTGGGACAGTTCAACGTGCTCACCGACGAGAAACTGGCCTATATCAAGCAACTCGGCGCCGACGACTTCCTCATGAACACGCCGAAACTACCGGGCGAGAAACGCTGGGAGCTGGAGGACCTGGTAGACCTGAAGCGACGGGCCGACAACGCCGAACTGCGCCTGATGGCCCTGGAGAACGTGCCCATCCCCTTCTACGACAAGGCCATGCTGGGGCTGCCGGGCCGCGACGAACAGATCGAAAACATGAAGTACACGATCCGCAACATGGGCAAGGCCGGCATTCCCATCCTTGGTTACCACTGGATCCCCAGCTCCGTCTGGCGTACGCCCGATCCTGCTGTGCTCCGCGGCGGGGCCACGGCCACGCGGTTCGATTTCGAGGCCCACAGGGACGCGGAACCCACCTTCGGCCGGATCTTCTCTGCAGACGAGATGTGGGACAACTACGAATACTACATGTCGAGGATCCTGCCGGTCGCCGAGGAAAGCAACGTCAAGCTTGCCCTGCATCCCGACGACCCGCCCATCCCCATGCTGGGCGGCGTGGCGCGGATCTTCAGCAGCTTCGAGGGCTTCAAGCGGGCCATGGACACCTTCGACAGTCCCTGCCACGGCCTGGATTTCTGCATGGGATGCTGGTCGGAGATGGGGGGCATGACTACGTGA
- a CDS encoding DNA topoisomerase IV subunit A, with amino-acid sequence MAYADTLFDDYYLKYASYFIKDRAIPEIDDGLKPVQRRILHTLFEMDDGKFHKVANVVGQTMRYHPHGDQSIFGSLVNLANKDMFIEKQGNFGSTLTGDPASAARYIECRLTPLAKEVLHDPEITEYVDSYDGRNREPIAFPAKIPVLLAMGAEGIASSMATRIMPHNLIELMEAQIACLRDEPFEVQPDFPTGGLVDVSEYNDGNGKVMVRAQLDVKDPKRIVIRQLPFGSTTESLIASIEAAAKKNKLKIAGISDFTADEVEIEIRLARGVHSEETADALYAFTDCESSISTNVLVIRAGHPCILPVSDVLRHNTQRLLEVLEAELKIERKQLHAKLRAKTLEQLFIKERIYKRIEEVREQDKIHEAIRAGFEPFAAKVKELTSEDIDTLLKVPIRRISLYDINRANEEMKAIRSRLREIRDHLGHLSAYAITLLEGLIGRYRETFPRRTTITAFKRVDAREAAQRNLALKYDRSTGYLGYGLGSGDTLFDVSPYDRVLVIRKTGAYALHDEIERLFVDKGMLYCGFVDPDLVFTMVYRDRKGHPYVKRCKLDKFILNRGYELVPEGCRVLQLTTDTDVMANITYKPTPRMRVFEEAFELSLFPVRGNRAKGIRLTPKALKGVRLTRKQEQAEPTAPPADPGQGED; translated from the coding sequence CTACTACCTGAAGTACGCCTCCTATTTCATCAAGGACCGGGCGATTCCGGAGATCGACGACGGACTCAAACCCGTGCAGCGCCGCATACTCCATACCCTTTTCGAGATGGACGACGGGAAGTTCCACAAGGTCGCCAACGTGGTGGGCCAGACCATGCGGTACCATCCCCACGGGGACCAGTCCATCTTCGGCTCGCTGGTCAATCTCGCGAACAAGGACATGTTCATCGAGAAGCAGGGCAATTTTGGCTCGACCCTCACCGGCGACCCCGCCTCGGCGGCCCGGTACATCGAGTGCCGCCTGACGCCGCTGGCCAAGGAGGTGCTGCACGATCCGGAGATCACCGAGTACGTGGATTCCTACGACGGCCGCAACAGAGAACCCATCGCCTTTCCGGCGAAGATCCCCGTCCTCCTGGCCATGGGCGCCGAGGGCATCGCCTCGAGCATGGCGACCCGGATCATGCCGCACAACCTCATCGAACTCATGGAGGCCCAGATCGCCTGCCTCCGGGACGAGCCCTTCGAGGTCCAGCCCGATTTTCCGACGGGGGGCCTGGTAGACGTTTCGGAATACAATGACGGCAACGGGAAGGTGATGGTCCGCGCCCAGCTGGACGTGAAGGACCCCAAGCGCATCGTCATACGCCAGCTGCCCTTCGGTTCGACCACCGAAAGCCTGATCGCGTCCATCGAGGCGGCGGCGAAGAAGAACAAGCTGAAGATCGCCGGCATCTCCGACTTCACGGCGGACGAGGTGGAAATCGAGATCCGCCTGGCCCGGGGCGTCCATTCCGAGGAAACCGCCGACGCCCTCTACGCCTTCACCGACTGCGAGTCCTCCATTTCCACCAACGTGCTGGTCATCCGGGCGGGCCACCCCTGCATCCTGCCCGTGTCCGATGTGCTCAGGCACAACACGCAGCGGCTCCTGGAGGTCCTCGAAGCGGAATTGAAGATCGAACGGAAGCAGCTGCACGCGAAGCTGCGCGCGAAAACGCTGGAGCAACTCTTCATCAAGGAACGGATCTACAAGCGTATCGAGGAAGTCCGGGAGCAGGATAAGATCCACGAAGCGATCCGGGCGGGGTTCGAACCCTTCGCGGCCAAGGTGAAAGAACTGACGTCAGAGGATATCGACACCTTGCTCAAGGTGCCGATCCGCCGGATTTCCCTGTACGACATCAACCGCGCCAACGAGGAGATGAAAGCCATCCGCAGCCGCCTCCGGGAGATCAGGGATCACCTGGGCCATCTTTCGGCCTACGCGATCACGCTCCTGGAAGGACTCATTGGACGGTACCGCGAGACTTTTCCCCGCAGGACGACCATCACCGCTTTCAAGCGGGTCGACGCCCGGGAGGCGGCGCAGCGGAACCTGGCGCTCAAGTACGACCGGAGCACCGGGTACCTGGGGTACGGACTGGGCAGCGGGGACACCCTCTTCGACGTGTCGCCCTATGACCGGGTACTCGTGATCCGCAAAACCGGCGCCTACGCGCTCCACGACGAGATCGAACGGCTCTTCGTGGACAAGGGCATGCTGTACTGCGGGTTCGTCGATCCCGACCTGGTGTTCACCATGGTCTACCGGGACCGGAAGGGCCATCCCTACGTCAAGCGCTGCAAGCTGGACAAGTTCATTCTGAACCGGGGATACGAGCTTGTGCCCGAGGGTTGCCGAGTCCTTCAACTGACCACGGATACGGACGTCATGGCGAATATCACCTACAAACCCACGCCGCGGATGCGGGTCTTCGAGGAAGCCTTCGAACTTTCGCTTTTTCCCGTGCGGGGGAACCGGGCCAAGGGCATACGCCTGACTCCTAAGGCGCTCAAGGGCGTGAGGCTGACCAGGAAGCAGGAGCAGGCGGAACCCACGGCTCCCCCGGCCGATCCCGGACAAGGCGAGGACTGA